AGATTTAGCCATATGGTAGAAATAAGTTAACCTGCTATGAAATCGGACTCATCAGAATCCATGTTTTCTAAATGCTTCATGTTCAGATACTTCTTGCTGCCCCATTGTGTACCTGCAACGTGCCGTAGTCGGGCACATACCAGCATTAAGGCTGAATTTCCGTCGGGGAAAGTACCAACTACTCTAGTCCGTCGGCGAATCTCCCGATTCAGGCGTTCAATTGTATTGTTAGTACGGATTCTTGTCCAATGCTCATAAGGGAATTCCATATAAGTAAGAGTTTCTTCAATTCCATCCTCCAATTTTTTAGCTGCCTCTCTTAGTTTCATGGACTTTAATTCTTCCGCTACCAATTTGGCCTTCTCACGAGCTGATGCCTTGCTTTCCTGTGCATGAATCGCCTTAAGCATTTTTGCCACAAGTTTCATCTTTGATCGCGGTGTTACAGAAAAAATATTACGGTAAAAATGAACGGTACAACGCTGATATTTAGCTTCTGGAAACACTTCGTTAACTGACTCTAACATACCTAAACATTTATCACCTACAATAAGTTTTACACCATCTAGTCCACGACCTTTAAGCCATTGTAAGAATTCCTTCCAACTGGCCTTGTCCTCTTTCATCCCTTCTCTGGCACCGATAACCTCACGGTAGCCCTCTTGATTTACAGCAATCGCTACAAGAATAGACACATTTTCATATTCACCGCCCCAGTTACGTTTTAGATATATACCGTCTACATATACATATGGGTATTTACCGTCCTGCAAAGGGCGGTTTCGCCAGTTTTCAATATGTACATAGGCTTTCTTATTTAGTTCACTTATTGTTCCGGGAGATACTTTAGTTCCCCAAAGAGCCTCAGTAATATCTTCTACACGACGAACTGAAACACCGGCCAGATACATTTCAATTAAGGCTTCTTCAACTGAACTTTCTCGGCGGCGATATCTTTCGATTATTGCTGTCTCAAAAGGCACGCCCTTTAGCTTAGGAACTCTTAGAGTTACTTCACCTGATGTGGTTTGTAAACTACGGGTGTAATGACCTGAGCGATAGCCTTGTCGTTCCTGTGTACGCTCGTATTTTGCAGCATTGGTTAAGTCTTCAGCCTCTTTATCGAGCAGGTTGTTTAATGTTTCCTCAACACTACTCCTAACCAGGTTTTTCAGTTCTTCCTTGATGATTCCTTCATTTAGTTGTATAATTTTTTCGGACATATTTACAGTCTCCTTTTTTGGTATATTTTGTATGGTAACTTAATTCTACCAAATGACTGTAAATCTGTCCTTTTTTATTCGAATTTGCGAAACCTATTATACGTTATCATAAAACCCAATCAAATCAGTTTACTAGACGGCAGGATAGCAGCGCAATTTATCCCTACTAACGGACAAATTGTAGGCAGACTTTTTCAAATAACAGTCTGATACTGAAAGAAAACGATTTTGTATTCAAGCTTCCACCCACATGGGTATATTCCCTCCCATGCATATACGAAATAGATAGCAGGATTGATAACAAGTTAAATACCAATGAAGACATTGCAGCCGTGCTGACCAAAGGCAAACAGGAATCAATATTTGATATCACCGTAGTATATGTAAAAGATAGTACCAACAGAGAGGTTACAGATACAAACGGAAATGAACGACTTGACTGGACATCCCAGGTGTCGATAATAAAAAAGCAAGCGTTTGACAAATACGGAATCACAGAGAGAAAAACAATACTGGTAAAAAGGATACTCCAATTAACATTCTACTAATTGTAAACAAACAAAATGAAGGCTTCAGCTCAAACATTGTAAAAGAGTATGACATGGTCTTTGCAGTGTCACTGCCCTATATTCCTAATGCATCCTACCTTACTGATATGCAGAATAAATCACTCAGAGGGTTAAACACAGACAGCTGGACAAGCTTACAAACGTGATGGCCTTATAGATTGAATACAGGCTGCAACAAAGGAAAAAGACAAAAAGTATATTTGGAAAGTGATAAATGGTAGCTACAAATTCAAGAGGAAACACCCAAACCTCCAGAATATAACATAAAATACTATAAAAACAGACTTTTACTTATATTACCAATAATATATAATCTATGCATAGTATCTGATCAGGTGCACAAAAAGTTTAAAATCTTGGAGGCTTAATATGAATTACAAGAAAGTACTGTTTACGTGTTTTTTTCTCCTAGCATTAGTTATTCCAGTATCAGCTAATGCCACTACGGAAAAAAATATAATTGATTTATCTAAATGGCAAAATGTAGGTATAAATTATAGTGGCTCAGAGCCAGCACCAATTTGGAAAGTGAATTCGACAAATACAGCTGTAACGCAGACTTTAAATGCCAGACCGGCAGTTTTTATGGGTGATATGGAGTGTGCGAATAATTCAGTGCGTGGAAGTTTTAGTGTCGATACAACTTCAGATAACGACTTTGTAGGTTTTGTTTTTGGCTATAAGGATTCAGGACATTTCTATTTGTTTGATTGGAAGCAATCGGATGAAGATTTTCATGGACTAGGAAAACAAGGTATGAGTATTAAGAAAGTAAATACGAATACATCTCTTAGTGACAGTGACTTGTGGCCGACTTCTAATACTGATAAGGTTAAAGTTTTATATCATAATAACATTACATATAAGGATCAAATGCTTTATAATTTTACATTAAATTTTACAGATAAAGGTAGCTTTAATATTGTAATAAAGCAGGGGAATACAGTTTTGGACAGTATCACCATAAAGGATAGCACATACACTTCTGGTAAATTCGGTTTTTATAATTACTCTCAAGAAATGGTTACATACAGTGTATCTGAATTTGAAAAACTCCCCCCTGTGGTGAAAGTTACTTCAACTCAAAATGAAAAGGTTGATTTATCCTGGACAGCTGTAGAAGGTGCGACCAGCTACAATATAAAACGTGATACTACTTCTGGTGGCCCATATACAACAATCGGACAAAGCACTTCGACGACATATACTGACACAACAGTAGCCAATGGAACAACATACTACTATGTTGTAACTGCTGTAAATACCGGAGGAGAGAGTGAAAATTCCAATGAAGTATCTGCAAAGCCAATAGCACCTGCAAAAGCACCAATAAACCTTGTAGCAAAAGCTAATAATGCAAAAGTTGATTTAGTTTGGTCTGCATCTCAATCTGCGACCAGCTACAATATAAAAC
This genomic stretch from Ruminiclostridium cellulolyticum H10 harbors:
- a CDS encoding IS256-like element ISCce2 family transposase; the protein is MSEKIIQLNEGIIKEELKNLVRSSVEETLNNLLDKEAEDLTNAAKYERTQERQGYRSGHYTRSLQTTSGEVTLRVPKLKGVPFETAIIERYRRRESSVEEALIEMYLAGVSVRRVEDITEALWGTKVSPGTISELNKKAYVHIENWRNRPLQDGKYPYVYVDGIYLKRNWGGEYENVSILVAIAVNQEGYREVIGAREGMKEDKASWKEFLQWLKGRGLDGVKLIVGDKCLGMLESVNEVFPEAKYQRCTVHFYRNIFSVTPRSKMKLVAKMLKAIHAQESKASAREKAKLVAEELKSMKLREAAKKLEDGIEETLTYMEFPYEHWTRIRTNNTIERLNREIRRRTRVVGTFPDGNSALMLVCARLRHVAGTQWGSKKYLNMKHLENMDSDESDFIAG